The genomic window ttttaaataaaagggttataattttatttttataattttattttaattaatgttCGCCCACCGGAATAAGATTCCTGGAAACCAAACTTATCTTTCGATAGAGCTTTTAATATTTTAGGCGTGTTTtggcagtcaagtgctaaagaattaaaaaagttttaattgtttttatctttatttcTGTATATGGCCACTCTGAAAAAAAGCGTCAGAAAATAGCGCTCGGTATTGTGTTTTGAGTATGTGAAATATCGTCGTCGCCCGGGGTTGTGTTTACAGCTTAATGCATGataaacatgccaacctaataaaaccgcactgcgttttttagcgcatgcaaacaaccggcgtttttgccccaacccaaataagcatgcgttgcgacaatgtaaagcatgtgtgcaaacgtcaaatctaattgtcacgcagaacaaaaattggaaatcgagttaggttttcaccatggttcaattatgtacaggttggctcatctcatcagctgattttatttatgtcattgcatggtcgaagggattgtcaaaaggatatggcaaactcaaaatgaaaccaacacattggcaacattttacttacacatacaaaaactgctaagttttatgtttccattccataccattcgcaccaacaccaatacacagattttgacaatttgaacagacatattttgttgctttacagatgagccaacctgtatatagttgaaccatggttttcacgcagcaattcaatttgggttgctctcatacaagttgtatgtgcatgagacatttttgacagaaaatgacttgcgtgcgtttatattaggttggcatgaaAAGTATTACAAGTTAAAACCGGTGAGGGAAATTAGGCTtaaagtaattttaaatttttcaatgctCTTCAATGCTTTTCATTacaaaacaaattaaacataaacaaagaatttttttattttattcaaataaatattgCAATACCGACCGGGCGAAATCCCAACTTTTCGCCGTCATCCTGTATTAAAGGAAACATAATAAACGTTTTGGAGGGATAGCGAGAGAGGGAGCTTCATGCCTCGGCGCATCAGCATATAATGGCCAGCCCATCTAGCGAATCGATTCGCCAATATGGGATCCTAATCATAATAAAACTTACCCACACAACTGTCACGAAATGCCAGCTTATGATGTCTAATCGCGTAAGATGCTGGACAAGTTGTTCCTTCTAAACTGTTCCTTGCCGAAGCAATCCAGCCGAACTGCGTGGTGCAGCTTCGTCTTCAAAATAGATATAGGGACATCCCCATGATCTAACATCCCTTAACTGGAGGAGGTGAATTGGTGGGCTGGTATAGCCTGCCGCGTTTCAGCTGATGATGGCAATTACGCTGCCTGCTGATGTTGGCATGTTATGATCAACCAGGTAGTCCCTGTGCcacataataaaacaaaaacaagaacacGTTTGTTGTTAAAACAGTTACGATGGTGAAGGTTTCAATCGACAACACATCCGTCATTTCTCTAGCGCGAAAGGCATTACTTGCCAACTTCacaaactaaaaaaatataatattgatttattttattctatttggcATTTGAAAAAATCAAACCattgcatgatacaaaaaatggaggtagttccatttagtgtgacgttagccacttgacttttgcggggacaatgacaatttcaccaaaaacaagctaccagattgaaaaattttacgaatttttcaaattttgatggatttcatattaacgaatacgactaaattactttcatagttattttaaacaaaaaagaaaaaaatgagccccatgccttggaaatattttaatacgaaatatcagcctagaaaagaagggttTTAATAGGTTTTTccagctcccgaaaattgttttggtggaagaaacatggatcggaGTATGCAAAGCAAAGGAATATAACCTTCTTAAGTGTcagtacgtttgctcagaacattttgacaaaacatacccgtttgtcaattgcttgctcaaagaaggtctttataaaccgacaccgcaatttcttgataaattcgctacaagtccacattttttattttttatttattgtataactcAAGCGTTGcactttaggagggaattgttaaaccatttttagggagaacattaccctgtagctctgcaggttagccactagttacgagagtgtttttgcccgttgtaccaggggtcaccttggtatagccccgcctatacacattctgtgcccttttagcattgacatagatgtgcataCTTTGGAAGTACACTTTTTCAggatttttcgtttttgttttttgtctaggggtcaagctgccataaagatatgagtcattatccactatttttcaataaaattgcatgcttTACTGTATTttcaatcgatatgtatgcacataaatcgtactaaagcatattattattgtctcagatgacgaTTGCGTTTTcgtcctaaaggaaatttcccgAAAAactacaatttcgccttaaacagtaacggtatggcaacgcttcatcaaacattatgaaacttcaaaattccccaaatacgtcaaaaaattttgagtggaaataccttcttttttgtatcatgaacCATTGTGcgcaaaacaagtgtgatatattATCCATCAACTGCCttacagggtgttcaatatggccgTGCACATGGTCGGCTATCTTCAGTGGTTCACAGAGATACAGGATGAGATCACGATATGATccgttctatttgtaattttgttcCTTAAAGTTTaggagagtgattttaaaatttttttaaaaaccaaaaaaacaatTATGGCCGCCAAaaagagagaatggttttaccattgtgtataaaacaagtgtgatgtcttatccgtcaactgcctgacggGATGTTCAAGATGGCCTCGGGTGATAGAAAGATATACAAAATGAGATCACGATAGTCAATGAAAAATCAGGTGATGTTTGTAATTttaacgtctatgcagaagttatcacacttgtcttatccacggTGGGTTTTACCTTCTAATAGTTTGATCATGGTATAATACAGTCTTGATTTACATTTCAGTGATAATGTCGCTTTATATATTATACCTTATGGTTATATTTATGGAACAGTTTCTACTTAAGAAGAGCGTTAAAAGTAAGTGCGGTTATTGGTATCTTATTTGTAATCAAAATAATTGTGCGTATCTTAATTTCCAGTGTTGAAAATAAAGCTCAAGGATCCAATATATGCGACAggtaaaaactcaaaaaaatattttgctataattTTAGGTATTACCGTTTCATTAAGAAAAAGCCCTCTTCATCCGGAAATTTTCATTTTATggcaaacattttgttttaatttagtcTATTTTTTCTTGCTTCCTTTGTATTTATGGTGGTTTTTTGTGATTTAGTAAATCATATTTTTGCTGCCATTTCTATTGGCGTCGCTTAACGAAATTTTTTCAAAGACcgttttgtatgtacatatttgtccACATTTAAAAATTTCCGGATTACTTACGGCAAAATTTTCGATTTACATTGAACGCTTTGCCCAGATATTCATACTTCAGGTTGAGTACACCAGCACTTATCACCTCCATAAAtggattgatttttatttttttagtttcactataaaattaaaaataataattttttcgcTAGGAAGATATTAGTGGTATTATCTCTGTCTTGAAAATATAGAAAATGTTTGAAGTGTTACATTTTGCTGTCAAAAGTTGTCTGCACGctacaacaaaatacatttgtgaaaATATTTCTGTGGTTTCTACATGTTCTATACTCAATCCCATAATGCAATAAtgaaggtgatgtcaacaacataaccataacctcactttttccgCAGCTCTACTTGCATtataaaagtattaaattttgattgaataattttttatacaaacttcttcaaaaaaattagttttctgcaaatttatttctatattttgggGAATTCATACGTTAAacttgttgtctaaaaaattctggtagTGGCTTATATAGTTAATATATTTCTAAACGTAGTTCAAAGGGAGTTATGTATTATAGACAACACccatgtatatatatttaaaaagaaaattcattTACATTGTGTATTTGCTTTACAAAACGTGGAATATTTTCAACGTTCACTACGCTTCATAGGTTTAGGGAATTGCCTTTATAATTATATTTGAgttggtttttgttttgtttttgacaAGTTTCCATTGCTTTATGTGTTTGAATATACGTAAAAGGGGATTTTTACGTTAAAAAACGTTAttaagggagttcaggattttgtgcaagaAACAAAACTTCAAATTATGAAGTGGAGTATTGTACAATGCTGCtctattttgtaatattgactttaTTTGTATTGTTTAATTACATCATGACGTAGCTACTCATAAAAACGTTTCAAATTTTAGAGcgcaaaaaatataattaaaaatggaTTTGGATACAAAACGTTTAACTGTTACTATCCCGGATAacttaaaagaaaaaacaatCAGCCCAATACTACATACATTCCTTCGAAATTTTgctctcgcggattttttttattcccgcggaaaaattcctcaaattcttttctcttagggagaacaataattggggaataggaatttcgaattttcgaagtcagctgtattgtcaattgaaatttcgtgccgcatttcttattttgtttaaaaaattgagaagtttaattattgttgcgaatttgtttgtaatcaagaaataaaatatgaacaatGAACAGTACTGCAtatatggtattcactgaaatgagtaatgaattggtgacacagcaacatcaacagaggagcataagaagaagaagacggcgggataacacaaatccgctggagttgcctgcttccattcagcaaagcaattttctgaccaagtcgagttgaattcgtctttcatcctatgccaaaatctatttaagccttcttaaaaaatccttgcgcaatttctggatggggcatcaaatataccaagagctcttccgttgcttatgatatacttttctacttaaaataaagaatattgtggtagaatgtacatattttagcacaaatttgtacaaataagtgttctttcttgaaagaaccaatttactttaactattttgatgcattagctttaatttaacaagtgaaaaaactcctaagaaatggcagagaaatctccatctcactcacattcataatacctacttttctcagaacaagaggaaagggagaagtgaaaaaaactcacaagaaatttttgtttagaatcgggctgaataaaatttaaaaaaattttgtactgAAATCTTCCGGCGAACATGCATAGCTTATACTTAAACAGGGAAAAgcctatttttgaaattaaacgTATAAATTGATACATTTATCAGTACAGTTAGAAGAACGCACTATAAAAATTTATGTATAATTTCTGTCAAACacacattttaaattattttaaagcgAGTTATCTTATTTTTGTCCAGTATCTGTTGAAAAACACCAACGTAcgtttaaatttagttgcattttttttttttttgttttttgacagatagctcttAAAAAAATGTGTCAAAAGCTGCAACTACATTTagaacttattttattttgactatgactatgcgccatcaAATGGGTAAATCGTAACCATATACGGTTTATAATCATGTAAAAATCTATTTCTTCATTAGCTGCCAATCTAACAAAATTAGAACAGTTACATGCTGAAGCGGGCATAGAAATTATAGATCGCACATCTCGCATATCCATTGATGTGGAAAAGACACGATCAATATCTTTTGTTGCGATGATAAACGATCCCAATAAGGATCTCTTCAAACAATTTCGTGAAGCTGTAAGTCCAGTAGGGTTGACGGTATGGATAGAAAGTGGTTTTGTTGGGAAAATATATATTATCATCACAGCACCGGTAATGTTTTTGCTTCAAGTTTTAATACCAGTAGTAGACTATGAACGACCGTGCCATGGTTGGACGAAATTATTGAACTCAATTCAAATTCCTTTAGTGCCGTTAATCACAGCATATTCTCTGAGTAAGTCTAGACTTTATCAATTTAATTAAGTAAATTTCTCAAATATttgataatttaaataaaatgttatcTTCAGCTTCTAGAGTATTTTTATTTGGCATACCATTATGCTGTTATACGTTATTGATTACGATTCCCATCTCCGTTTACATGATATTAACAACGCGAACCGATATTCCGCCTAAGTACCATGAAGTCAGACTCATTTAGATATATAACAGTTTTTAACCAAACGGCATAATTTTTCGAAACCTCTCATTATTTTGTAGGCAATGGCTTTATATGGTGTGGTTAGCtcaattttaattatttactATTCGGCAAGCGAAGCCGTGGAAGTTCTGCGCGTAATTGGTATTATGACTAAGAGAAGCAATTCATTTCTTTCATGTACATTACGAGCTTGGGGTAACAGTATTGGTGACTTGGTTTCAACAATCGCTTTAGCACGTCACGGTTATCCCCGAATGGGTTATGCTGCGTGTTTTGGTGGACCCTTTTTTAGTAATAATTTAACAGAGTGGAAGTATGATTCTAAAAGATCGTCTTAATTTCAGATTCAGTTTCATCATTTGGCGGCGTTTTTATATATCTAACTTTTCAAAGTGAAACAGCAATTGtcgtatgtaaatttttttaatctttaatgTTAGTCCTATTCTTAGACCTAAACTTTTTATAATTCTTATTTTGAAGGTCCCGCAAGGCAACTTTGGTGAAAACTGTGTCGTTTTTCAATTTATCGCTACTTTATCCGTTTTAGTTTGGTCAAGTTTGACGAACTTCACCGCTCGTCGTAGTATTGGTGTTTTCAATTGGATTTTGTATGCAATGTTTTTGCTTTTTGTAATATTGGGCGAGTTTGAAGTTATTGAAACTTTTGCTCCAGAGAAAGAGGAAGACTTGATCGacacataaaaattaaaataatgatATGCTCATAAATACATATATCGGCGGCAACAAGAAAAACAGCCAAAgtatattttaacagttttccgGAGAGTCCGATCAAGCGCTTTCAAAGTTAAAATTGCTGACAGAAAGCAGCTATCACCGTTTGGTTTTGATCTATTAACTCTTCACATTTTGAGCGAAAGACAAGCAAGGTTTGTTAAATCTTACAACTTTTAAGGACTTTTATGGAAATAAACTCATAAATAATACGTTTTGAGCGATAAATAATACTGTACACATAAAAAATGAATAGAAAAGAAAGGCGGCAAATCGAAGCGATAAAAAAACAAGGCACGATATACCTCCAAAAAGAATTTAGTCGAGTTTCTTATACAATTTttatcctgtttttttttttagtttttctacaaattggtgggaccggacctacatgtttcaagccgactccgaacggcaactgtaaggcagattagttttcactgagaagctcttcATGGCTGAGATACACAAATACACTctaagtgcttgccaaatcactgccgagaggcgaccccacttagaacaacttttttctaataataaaaatttctttctaaatttttgatgctgctttgcccgagagttgaacccaggatcttcggtgtggtagttggagcacgctaccaccacaccacagcggcctCCAAATGGGAGCTATAACGACTACAGAGGAACGAATGACTTGGATAAGGAATTTTTCTAGGAAAGGTCCCCTCGTACGAGAAAATTTAGCATCAAAATCTTGCTACGGATTTAACGGCAAAGATGTTGGGAAGGTACCTTTTGCATTTTCACTCGGTTTCATAttgttttcagtttctctaaAGTGATAATGTAATACAATTTGTAATAGAACCCTTTTGAAActcattaaattttattaatagtTTATTAATCTTGAATTTTGCCAGTGTGGTTTGTTTGCTTATATGAAATATATTACGTGGTGCTGTAATATTGAAAACACCTTACTTAAAGTTGCATTTTATTATGCTCAAAACTCTAGAGAGCGGAagttttcaaagtgtaaaatgcACATAAAGCCATAACATTTCCTTTACTTCCACTACGACAAacctcatatgtacatatgtagaggtatgtacattagggtgggtcgatttatatggacgaaagttaaccgatatgttccactacgcatacccaaaaaaataattttcgagcctgcgaaatttcattctttttactttttttcgactttaatttttaaggttttttccatgacctgctaaaaaaattttcatatatataccctgtccgacccaaaaatgtccgctaaaaacgttggcgataacctactaaaaatttttatttttttttcaaaaaactgttactgccaacgtttttagcggatatttttgggtcggacaaggtatacatatgaaaattttttagtaggtcatgaacaaaccttaaaaatcaaagtcgaaaaaaagtaaaaaaattaaattttgcaggCTCCAGTTTTTTAGCTCCATCCAACGCTCAATTCTTACGGGAATGCTCTGAATCATTGGGAGACTTAAGAAGgtcatgatatttttgtacacatgacAAGAGATTTACAAATCACAAATCTGGCTCAAATCCGCTTCTTTTCGACGGGATGATGGCTAATATGAAATTAGTTATGTTAAAAAAAGTAATATTATATATTTAGTAAATTAATAAAGTTTCACCAATATCTTTAATGAAGCGCATATTATTGTCAGGGAATGTTAGAAGGCTTGCGTTTTGGATTGACGTGCATTGACAACATTTCCAGGTATGGAGAAAGTTCGCTCTGCGGATATAGTTGGTATACACAAGTACTTAATCATTAAATTGTATAGCTCAAGATAACCATACAGTGGTTTTCCAAACATGCTAAggattaatattgtaacgaatttgctgcaaatcctcttatttgcaatcctctgctaagttcgaatcactaaactgttgaataaataactccaatttgtaataatgcaaaatggcctttattaaagtacatcacaataacaaactgtgcaacgaatagcttgcttaataaccacactgattgatagctcaatgaaactctactattcaaaataacactgctattgctcactagatatcgtcttaatcaaactgcttgacaactcaaatcaaactgaattccttcttactcgcctgccccgcttttatagtttacgctgcatacttctaggctcttcgatttccagaagttactagttagttcggctacaaaatcgccagccacaactacgtgcacaaattattgctctctcttgtgacaactcaaataagatatatgcatgtgtttgtgcattgccgctccgctgctcgtatacgtacatatgtgtagacgcaattatttattcgtttatgtagatacataatgattgaattattgatgtgcattcacgtcactggttagcatcggcttagagacgatagcatcgctcagttctgctaacattcgttacaatattatgtcCCTGTGTAGGTTGGGCAATGAACGAATAAATTTGAAACATATTTTTGGTCATCAAATAAAAAGTGCACAGCGGTTAACTCTACATTGCTCTCATCATGTGAAATGCCTGAAGTTGGCTTCTGACAAAATCGTACACCTATTCTATTGCTAGATATTCTTTATAAGTAGGTTCTTATATCGACGGTCTACGAAGTGTTGGATCGACGGACGAAGTGTTggatttttgaaacaaatttgcaTCGCCTTGTGGAGATTTAGCAATATGGGCTTAAATATTACGATGAACCAAAAGACGGACTAACGACAGTGTCACATTTTTATCCCCACATAGCATAAATTTCTAGTTTCTTCGCATTTGCAGCGTTTGACGGCTCTTTGACAAGATTTATGTATCTGGTTGTAATTAAGAAATAAACATCATAAATCGACGTGCCGTACGAAAAAagcactttcaaaattttttacaaaacaattaattgtaaaaaaatttaaaagtgctAGTTTTAGTATGGCACGTCGAAATAATGCCGAACATGACTTGAATGGCCCTTAAGGTGTTCCATCCTTCCGGAACATCCCCAAACTTAGCGAGAAATACTCTGAAATAAAATCACGAAACTAGCTTGGATTTATTTCTGAAACAAAACATCTGGATAGTATGCTTCTggttcatatatgtaatactccaatattgctacaaaaggctaggtacaacCCAAACcccagagtgccgatatattgctgttcaaacgttattgtttttgtattcaataatcgaatgtacctaaatttaattttttctttttcacacTTATGgtgctacaatcacaaaatttTTGTAGGTTATCtagttttgatttcgaattcaaattctattagcaatataggagtataacATATATGTTCTGGTTATTAAAACTGCACCTCCCCAGGACATATTTACTTAGTTTCTTGTCAGTCAAATTCGTATTCGTAAAAAACGTCAAAATTGTTTGCGATAAATTAGGTGGATCTAAACTTAATTCAATATGCCATATACAGACTGATCCCAAATTGTATTGAAACACTTTGCTCACATGTTCCTGGCTCCCATATGGAGAAATAATACTAAATACTTTTATTTAACTTCATAAAACTTTTTCGAGAAATCCGTGTTCGAAGCTATCATGACAACCTATTCTCACTCATCATATTTCGGTCGATTTCGAGCGTACTTTTCAGGGTAAAAAGATCTAAAATGGTCTAAAGTACTGACTTTTCACGTATTTATAAAGCAAAAAGTATTAACGATGCccaaaaatagtaaaaatatatatttttaccattttttgACATCCTTACCAAAATATAgagttttttcgaaatttgtatATGCTTACTTACATATGGTTTTCTCACCGGTATCGGAAAGCTTAGAAGGTTTTACATAGGGACACCATTTTTGAGGCATACCAATTTAAGATTTATCTAGCAATCGATCAAattaacaaagattcaacaaagaaGAAATATGTATGTGGTACATGCATGGCGTATCAATACTTAGATGAAGTTCgattttgaaaatcgaataatGTTGAGttgcaattatttgaataattaaaataaataaatcaattattCGAATTATGAAATTCGATAAATAAACGTACAGAAATCGAAAGGCGAATACTCTATTAAtcgaattattcgaatatttttaatCAACTATAAATCCACAAAAAATATACGTCCGTTTTCCATTCCTAGGAGTTATATTATTAAATATCAAATCTGTCGGACGGACTCCTTGTCTACTCTTTTTTTGGACATTTCACTTATTTCGTGTTTTATTTAGAAATGAAGCTCGACAACCTAAAGGAGGTCATGGAAGAAGTGTCGGCATCTCAAAAGTTTGTACAAAATTGCCGGTTGTCGATTTATATGGAAAATCGGGTCTTACTTACCTATTAGCAATTAAGCACGTAAATGAAGATAATGTTTTTATATGTGGCCTCGTTTACACTTGCGCTTATCTACAATAAATCCACAATAGTTGATGTAGGCATTCACACATGTACCATCCCTAGGGACTAGATTATTAGCTGtaaaattttcacgtttctctttCAGTTCATGCTTTCATTTGGAGATAGGTCTAGGTTTACGAAAAATATTGGcaccttttaaaatttttcataatcACCGATTTATATGAAAAATCTAGTCCCAAGGTCTTAAATAATTCTTGAATTGATTGATTTCTAGATTTAgcgtcccatcacgagtgtcaagacattaaaaacctcttcttttgaagcagtgtagaactaatttcgaattaaatgaaccttttcggtgtttgtcaCATGACGCTCATTCTAATTCaattgatataacggattcactttttaccataaagaaaactgtcctatcctatcttaactcgtaacaaaaaaaaaaaattaataaatttaaaataaaaataacaattttacgtactaaaaatgttcacttatttaacaatgtagtatatgtatgtatatattccaactgttatgtataatactcagctcatgatttttattctgtagctgcgCAGTGTTaaatctcgacgcttaacaaacctccgcctatcaacaactcggcaaaaacaaatccatgcgtcatgcggatgcgacTCACGCGttggttgggcgggctttggaggatATTAATCCGttgagtattattattattattaaaatatttttaacattcttAACTTTTGAAGGAGCACATGTGCAAATTTGTCAATTTTGTCAGTTTGGTATAGTTTTCATGGTCTTAGTTAGCAAAAACTACAGTTTTGTTGccataaaaacttaaatatacttAAATTTTGACAAATAAACTTAGTTTTGGGTATTAAATTCTCTTCACTGGTTTTTTACATGTCGGTAACACAAAACTGTGCAAGAAACGGTAAAAGAGGGAAATTGAGTATAGGTTTACAAAAACCTGAGCGATAACTACCCAACGTCATTAGGCTAAGACAAACTGTATAATTTACTAGTTCCATCATATCAAGAGCATTTTTTTTTCCTCTACAAACTGTCGTTTGGGCTATAAATGGTTTAGTAGACAAAACTATAGAAAACGACTTCTCAGTTCTAAAGCACATTCAACGGAGTTATAGAACTTCTCAAGACCAATTTCCGTTTTGTAGGAGATCACTATGTTAAAAGTCTGCAATAATTCTTTGTTAGTTTCCATATAAAATATCAATTatgatataaaagaaatttatgcATATAAATTGATAAGAAATTAACTAAATGGCTGGGCCCCTGAAATAAACAATTTACGTACATGTGTAATATCGTGGACATTTActgaattttttgtttattaatattatatatttccctcttttttttgtattaaatgtaTTAAATATACCTACATGTGTAATCTAACTCTATATTAGATCTCGCTCCTTAAATCGAAATTACAATAAAAGAGGATTGAAATAAACCACCTAATCTTTGTCAGCCAGTTTGCttgtgcttaataaaaactttCGTCAGCAATTATGACAAGTCATACGTTCATTTGATTGTACTCCTGTTTTGGCAGAGTGTGGAGTTTTCTTTTCGTGGAGGTACCCAATTCACAATTTCACTATTGAATTGTGTTGAGGTTCGACTGCTTTATTTTGACAGTTTTGCCTTCGCGAATCATATAGTTTGCCAAGATAAGAAGAAACGTATTTATGGTTTTAACGAAAAAGCCAGTCCTtacatctacatatttggttcccggtcataaagggatagaagataACAGTAAGACCGATAAGTTGATAAACAAGGGTGCGGCAGTCGATGAACCTTCGGTAGATGAACCAATCTAC from Eurosta solidaginis isolate ZX-2024a chromosome 3, ASM4086904v1, whole genome shotgun sequence includes these protein-coding regions:
- the LOC137245768 gene encoding mitochondrial sodium/calcium exchanger protein; the encoded protein is MEDEVFNTPPSCSVVQSLEYKDRCAYVRGTRDCQHRGLFANYIQILYCYLRPHNDLEQILCSFLLLTICIIIYIVLGLTVENVFCPALKVVSKILGLNEHLAGVTLLAFGNGSPDLIGTFSNLSDGGGMFADLFGAGVYVVLVVAGLIFVLYPFELQWNNVLRDACFLSFGIIFVDYCVVSDGVVTRTEAVLIMSLYILYLMVIFMEQFLLKKSVKMLKIKLKDPIYATAANLTKLEQLHAEAGIEIIDRTSRISIDVEKTRSISFVAMINDPNKDLFKQFREAVSPVGLTVWIESGFVGKIYIIITAPVMFLLQVLIPVVDYERPCHGWTKLLNSIQIPLVPLITAYSLTSRVFLFGIPLCCYTLLITIPISVYMILTTRTDIPPKYHEAMALYGVVSSILIIYYSASEAVEVLRVIGIMTKRSNSFLSCTLRAWGNSIGDLVSTIALARHGYPRMGYAACFGGPFFNSVSSFGGVFIYLTFQSETAIVVPQGNFGENCVVFQFIATLSVLVWSSLTNFTARRSIGVFNWILYAMFLLFVILGEFEVIETFAPEKEEDLIDT